CCTGTAGCCACCACTATCATTTCCGTACATATTTTTCCACCCATATATTTATTTTACACCACTGGTGTAATATGCCTGTAAAATGCGCTTTTATTTATAAATGTATGGGAAAATCACTGCTTTAACAGCCCAGCGATCTCTCCAACAGCATACCCAAAATGCTCCAGAACAAACACCAAAAAAACATGAAAAGCCAGGTTGATTCTGCCCTTTTTCATGCAAAGGCAAAGGCTGTATAAAAAAACAAGCGGGAAATAAAGCAAAGGAATTAAAAATAATTTATTGAAAAAACTTAGAAAACTCAGAAGCACGATAACTATAAAAAATATCGGCAGCAAATAAATAAATTTAAACTCTTTCAGCCTTTTCATTAAAAAAATCCTGCCCTTCCCATACGCATACATGTTTTTCAAAAACTTCATGGGTGTGCTTCTTAACTTGTGCCAGACAAAGCTGTTTGGCAGTACAGCGATCTTATATCCTCTTTTCCTTAATTTAAAGTTAACATCATAGTCTTCGCACATATTCCTTAATTTTTCATCAAATCCGCCAACTTCCAGCAATAATTTTTTGCTGTGCAGCGCATTACAGCAGGGCAGGCTTGGGACAAAAGTTATTTTGCTGAATTTTTTTGCCTGCGCGCTTCCCAAAGAACCTAAAAAAGAATCAAATGCAATTCCAACAGCAGCCATGAAATTCGGAGCATTTTTAGGAGGAATATTCGCCCCGCCAACAGCAGCAACACTCTTTCCTTTCAGCTTTTCATAACCTTCAACTAAAATTTTAAGCCAGTCTTTCGGAACAATGCAGTCTGCATCTGTGAATGCAATAAGCTCATAAGCCGCATTTCTCAAGCCAACATTCCTTGATGAGGCAATAAATCTTTTCGGATTGTTTATTAGCCTTATTTTTACTTTATTTTTAAATTTTTTAATAAAGTCCCCGGCAATATCTTTTGTTTTATCGCTTGAATTCCCATCAACAACTAAAATTTCATAATCTTTTTTATTATAATCAAGATTAACAAGAGAATTCAGGCAGTCTGCGATATTTCTTTCTTCGTTATATGTTACAACAATTACACTCGCTTTCAAAACAGCCACCCATAAATTTGGTTAAATCTTTTAAATACCATCTGCAGCAGGTCTTCTTTCAAAATAGATGCGTCCTCAGGATAAAGCGAAGCCCCGAAATAAGAGAGCAGAGCATATACTATTAAGAACGCAACAATTATCCAATAAAAGTTTTTCAGTTTTAATTTTTTTGCAAGCTTCCTGCTTCCTTCATAAAGCCCGTAAGCCGCTAATGGAATGACGAAAGGGAACAATATGAAAGCATATCTCGGAGAGAACAGGCCGACAACAACAAAAATGAAGATTATTGCTAAAAACTCCAGTATGAAATTTTTTAAATAAAAACTTCTTCTTCCATTATCTTTATCATAAAATAGCCCAAAAATAAAAGGAATCCATAAAATATGGAATGTAATAAGCGTTCTAAACCCAAACATCCATAATATTGTAATAAAATTAAACTGGTACTGGAGGAAAAAATTGATGTAATTTGAGTATTTGCTTGCTATGTGTAGGCTCAATAATTTCCTCCACAAATAAGCCGGAATAATGGAAATAAAAAGTGCAGCAAGTATTTTCAGGATTTTATTTATTTTTTTAACAAAAGAAAAGCCATCTTTGAATAATGCGCTTAAAATAAAATAAATCGGGAGAATATAGTTGTGGTCCTTTGCCAATATTGCCGCCGCCATGACAAGCCCAATTACAATGTAATCAATAATCCTGCCTTTTCTCAGGCACCATTCTATCGCAGCAATCCCCAAAAACAAAAAGAAAAACCCTGCTGTTTCAATCAAAGGCCTTCCGCCCCATGCAATTAATGGCAAAGAGGTTGCAAAGATTATTGCAGAGATAAATCCGATATCTTTGCTCTTGAAAAAATTCTTAAAAAAAACATAAACAAGAATTGAGCTTAAACAATAGAATAAAATGCTGAGCAAAGAATAAGCCACACTAATGCCAAAAACCGGCTCAAAAGCAGCAGCAATCAAAGGAACAAGCATCCTTGATGCCCATGGCGAATCAATTGCTGCATTTCTGCCCTGTATGAACCTTGTTGTGTCAAAATAATGATCGGAATCCGCCAAAGGCTGGTTGAAGTACATCAAAGATCCTACAATGCTCAAAGCGATTAAAACAGCATAAATCAGGTAATCTTTGTTATTGTTCATCTTACCGGTTTTATATCGAATTTTTTGACTTTTTTAATTCCGTATTTGTGCAGCAGATAGCCATAAAGTGATTTCAGGATATTGAAGCCATAGCTGAAGATCTTGACATGGCTCTTCTCATCGCCGTAATAGGTTGGAATCGGCCTTTCAGCAATTCTCAGGTTTGCAACCTTAAATTGGATCAGTATATCTGTATCAAAATGAAAGTCATCTGCGCATAAATTAAATGGAATCTTTTTAAGCGCTGCGCAGCTGTAAAGCCTGAACCCCGAATGATATTCTGATAAATTCAAGCCAAGCACTTTGTTTTCAATCCATGTCAGGATCTTGTTGCCAATGAATTTCATCAAAGGCATTCCGCCTTTCAGAGGATTGCCTTTCATCCTTGAGCCGAAAACCATGTCTGCCTTTCCTTTTTCCAATGGCTCAAGCAGATAAGGTATTTTTTCAGGGGCATACTGCGCATCTCCGTGCAGCATTACAACAATGTCAAAGCCCTTGTCTATTGCATACTGATATGCGTATTTTTGGTTTCCGCCATAACCCTTGTTTTTTTCATTCTTGAAAACTTTCAGATTAGACAGGTTTTTTTCTTTTTTGTAGCCAACCCCGATAAAATATGTATTGTCCTGGCTCGCATCATCAACAACAAATATTTCCTTGACCTCTTTTTTCAATTTTTCAGGAATCCGGTCTATCAGGATTGGCAGCGTTTTTGCAGCATTATAGGTCGGAATGAAAATCGCAATCTTCTTCTTGGTCATTTTTATTTCTTCTTCCTTATTGCAATCTCTCTCACAATCTTCGTGACTTCCTGCTCAATGTTCTCGGTTTTCACATAAATTCTGAAAATCAGGTAAAACAGCAGTATGATGCTCACATAAATCGCAACATCTGTGCCTCTTCCTATCCCCAATAGCCCAGCA
The sequence above is drawn from the Candidatus Woesearchaeota archaeon genome and encodes:
- a CDS encoding glycosyltransferase family 2 protein codes for the protein MTKKKIAIFIPTYNAAKTLPILIDRIPEKLKKEVKEIFVVDDASQDNTYFIGVGYKKEKNLSNLKVFKNEKNKGYGGNQKYAYQYAIDKGFDIVVMLHGDAQYAPEKIPYLLEPLEKGKADMVFGSRMKGNPLKGGMPLMKFIGNKILTWIENKVLGLNLSEYHSGFRLYSCAALKKIPFNLCADDFHFDTDILIQFKVANLRIAERPIPTYYGDEKSHVKIFSYGFNILKSLYGYLLHKYGIKKVKKFDIKPVR
- a CDS encoding glycosyltransferase yields the protein MKASVIVVTYNEERNIADCLNSLVNLDYNKKDYEILVVDGNSSDKTKDIAGDFIKKFKNKVKIRLINNPKRFIASSRNVGLRNAAYELIAFTDADCIVPKDWLKILVEGYEKLKGKSVAAVGGANIPPKNAPNFMAAVGIAFDSFLGSLGSAQAKKFSKITFVPSLPCCNALHSKKLLLEVGGFDEKLRNMCEDYDVNFKLRKRGYKIAVLPNSFVWHKLRSTPMKFLKNMYAYGKGRIFLMKRLKEFKFIYLLPIFFIVIVLLSFLSFFNKLFLIPLLYFPLVFLYSLCLCMKKGRINLAFHVFLVFVLEHFGYAVGEIAGLLKQ
- a CDS encoding glycosyltransferase family 39 protein yields the protein MNNNKDYLIYAVLIALSIVGSLMYFNQPLADSDHYFDTTRFIQGRNAAIDSPWASRMLVPLIAAAFEPVFGISVAYSLLSILFYCLSSILVYVFFKNFFKSKDIGFISAIIFATSLPLIAWGGRPLIETAGFFFLFLGIAAIEWCLRKGRIIDYIVIGLVMAAAILAKDHNYILPIYFILSALFKDGFSFVKKINKILKILAALFISIIPAYLWRKLLSLHIASKYSNYINFFLQYQFNFITILWMFGFRTLITFHILWIPFIFGLFYDKDNGRRSFYLKNFILEFLAIIFIFVVVGLFSPRYAFILFPFVIPLAAYGLYEGSRKLAKKLKLKNFYWIIVAFLIVYALLSYFGASLYPEDASILKEDLLQMVFKRFNQIYGWLF